From one Cucurbita pepo subsp. pepo cultivar mu-cu-16 chromosome LG17, ASM280686v2, whole genome shotgun sequence genomic stretch:
- the LOC111778063 gene encoding uncharacterized protein LOC111778063 produces the protein MVSIDSVQTSPPSSSIEPNSSPRISFSSEFLDESNFISITPHSQIERDQEICERQKKERSERLARSADFEFLSNQVSSHSMLTADELFFEGKLLPFWQMQQAERLNKISLKSPKDVDEEDLVEIEVNKEAENKVNWFLDDDPSPRPPKCTVLWKELLRLKKQRTSSALSPSSSSSSSSSSSRSMADAATSEEGTTGNKEKNIKRIKKGLERTRSASIRIRPMINVPICTQVKSSVLPPLFPLKKGRFDR, from the coding sequence ATGGTTTCTATAGACAGTGTTCAAACATCGCCACCTTCTTCATCCATAGAACCAAATTCCAGTCCTCGGATATCCTTCTCTTCTGAGTTTCTTGATGAAAGCAACTTCATTTCCATAACCCCTCATTCCCAGATAGAGAGAGATCAAGAAATTTGTGAGAGGCAGAAGAAGGAGAGATCAGAGAGGCTGGCAAGGAGTGCTGATTTTGAGTTTCTTTCTAATCAAGTAAGCAGCCACTCTATGCTTACGGCAGACGAGCTTttctttgaagggaagcttcTTCCCTTTTGGCAAATGCAGCAAGCAGAGAGACTCAACAAGATCAGCCTCAAATCTCCAAAAGATGTAGATGAAGAAGACTTGGTGGAGATAGAGGTAAACAAGGAGGCGGAGAACAAGGTGAATTGGTTCCTTGACGACGACCCGTCTCCGAGGCCCCCAAAATGCACTGTTCTGTGGAAAGAATTGTTGAGGTTGAAGAAGCAACGCACTTCATCTGCGCTGTcgccatcttcttcttcgtcctcgtcgtcttcttcttccagGTCCATGGCGGATGCAGCCACATCTGAGGAAGGGACAACAggaaacaaagagaagaaCATAAAGAGGATAAAGAAGGGTTTGGAAAGGACAAGATCAGCAAGTATAAGAATAAGGCCTATGATTAATGTGCCAATCTGCACACAGGTGAAGAGCAGTGTTTTGCCACCCTTGTTCCCACTTAAGAAAGGAAGATTTGATAGAtga